A window from Gopherus flavomarginatus isolate rGopFla2 chromosome 4, rGopFla2.mat.asm, whole genome shotgun sequence encodes these proteins:
- the RAD51AP2 gene encoding RAD51-associated protein 2, translating to MKGLCCQTFLSMSSNEADEYPYPKRIKIENNHTSGEKEEQQQLEQRTYLVDECRKSSNKPIYLSEGSLHFSRNAWRLEKEISGRERKTSMCEFIDFKPWINEKLQCRLLENKLFSKKWNIENEEHSIIRDDSLLNINRHSSEAGLYQTWNVNKNSKNIAENNKTDNDNELKLNASLSSLNTDLFEVKTSSQKIGTDNKWKKHQLLDVPFLWGINSIFSEIKNKDRNYCLKKLPTEENKDHYGNESESVEQLGNKEKNASSHTFPTFKNIQTFKIPQTNFFMKGNIRKCSNASNTLNSNMLSTNLKEIEQKNFKHQTYVMQSEKIYCSQNISMIRKQKFQNDKNIVNAASVCSEFNESNHQSVSKQKTLALVEEKEKITETNLRNNINSVKCNQMFAKRIVKEKELGNAEGNEHQEPNIYLSVHTYFGSKTPQSDECSNSTNILKRTWGKVSYEDVTLNIQGTTVPLISEVLRNRDLNIHYDMHCVNCNRNLHESELKLSTTKILDIKRYLSKSVVTKGNCSYSTTQDLPNTRDMDNILKRKKVTEPKIFFHEMLLGGLRTRPGSLNEDVLKHQEDDSIIGWFHLYEKLKSVEQYSIPELITSINNNSTYIYLQVTVSEQQNVNTIKSNLAFFPYNINCLHPAEEKCIPVEKNPFYCRKQVKRNSHINHSLKGKTESQQKYVTYPGMCKEIINPKLVKHAGFQLHHKYQKIQYSSTVAEHKEASFLHKRALFHNQQRVSPEGRCAKQYCLLSRGSTGMHSIISMFDSEEKDSKSQLLVANGLLLPRDNFDSSFLWKINWCSTKIILTETNLGLLNYLLSISKMKVEKLNKCSNLQMLVATIKHKKKKQRKIHNIAFRKEKFKSLHSVLSENKKHRSRRITNSMNFAHEATNLIPKYQRTANKENSDKKGYANCGELQKNCCSSLPKIPYFSIFETYEKIPLSTDSEEMEQIPLVRQINHNNEKYIEESTIAGIKSVHNVPAISDVCILPELSTIVNCNSKFLPDSRNSQHLENERKYVHFLNTGFNYGNIFHCFLDNGQCSTSPFYCGPFTDKAVSLKTEEGHCRSFLSDDTEKLCDEMNSILQYQIVRSSEVSNNNMYFKVQREETMTFSLDEDIQKDRNFCTLNSKPMTIKQNLEDLQEVGEISSGKNYITNKNQLQTILHGSRSTNLILSCSEDESAICVASGDKLIPHLSIMDNGCFEDMTDQHLPSESKNISEFEMKSKFDLVLEELCMFHEISKEHENKLSKVETNTIQENPQELNNSEGIDENVKSVSQTKVCISFPICGTTAGQNITKNNQSSFEGKILSRNVKQKVPYEFCSSCMSDEELLYAHSEEDYVDSGCKNRFPWDPVFLSHTFMKERRDSLQKERENYLSHEIVRVQPLKTCSGPIRIGLSRKAKLKKLHPYLK from the exons ATGAAAGGCTTGTGTTGCCAGACATTTTTATCCATGTCATCAAATGAAGCTGATGAGTACCCATATCCAAAACgaattaaaatagaaaataatcaTACAAGTGGAGAGAAAGAGGAGCAACAGCAGTTAGAACAAAGAACATACCTTGTGGATGAATGTAGGAAGTCATCAAATAAACCTATATATTTATCAGAAGGATCACTTCATTTCAGTCGAAATGCTTGGAGATTAGAAAAGGAAATCAGTGGTAGAGAAAGAAAAACGAGCATGTGTGAGTTTATAGATTTTAAACCTTGGATTAATGAAAAATTGCAATGCAGGCTATTAGAAAACAAACTGTTCAGTAAAAAATGGAATATTGAAAATGAAGAGCATAGTATTATAAGAGATGACTCTTTATTGAATATAAATAGACATTCTTCTGAAGCAGGATTATACCAAACGTGGAATGtaaacaaaaacagcaaaaatatagcagaaaataataaaacagacaATGATAATGAGCTTAAATTAAATGCTTCACTTTCATCTTTAAACACAGATTTGTTTGAGGTAAAAACATCAAGTCAGAAAATTGGCACTGATAACAAGTGGAAAAAACACCAGCTTTTAGATGTTCCATTTTTATGGGGCATTAATTCTATATTTTCTGAAATAAAGAATAAGGACAGAAactactgtttaaaaaaattgccCACTGAAGAAAATAAAGATCATTATGGTAATGAGAGTGAATCTGTTGAACAACTaggtaataaagaaaaaaatgcttcatCACATACATttcctacatttaaaaatatacaaacaTTCAAAATCCCTCAAACAAATTTTTTTATGAAAGGGAACATACGTAAATGTTCTAATGCTTCAAATACATTAAATAGTAACATGTTATCAACTAATTTGAAGGAGATAGAACAGAAGAATTTTAAACATCAGACATATGTGATGCAATCTGAAAAAATTTACTGTTCCCAAAACATATCTATGATAAGGAAACAAAAGTttcaaaatgataaaaatattgtGAATGCTGCTAGTGTTTGTTCTGAATTTAATGAAAGTAACCACCAATCTGTTAGTAAGCAAAAGACTTTGGCTTTagtagaagaaaaagaaaaaataactgaGACTAATTTAAGGAACAACATCAATAGTGTCAAGTGTAATCAAATGTTTGCCAAAAGGATTGTCAAGGAGAAAGAGCTAGGAAATGCCGAAGGCAATGAACACCAGGAACCAAACATATACCTAAGTGTTCACACGTACTTTGGTTCTAAAACACCTCAAAGTGATGAATGTAGCAACTCTACCAATATTTTGAAAAGAACATGGGGAAAAGTCAGTTATGAGGATGTGACATTGAATATACAAGGAACAACTGTTCCATTGATATCAGAAGTACTAAGGAACAGAGATTTAAACATACATTATGACATGCATTGTGTTAACTGTAACAGGAATTTACATGAATCAGAATTAAAACTTTCTACAACAAAAATACTTGACATCAAAAGATACTTATCTAAAAGTGTTGTCACCAAAGGCAATTGCTCCTACAGTACTACACAGGATTTGCCAAATACAAGAGACATGGACAATATATTGAAGAGGAAGAAGGTGACTGAACCAAAAATCTTCTTTCATGAAATGTTATTAGGCGGTCTGAGGACAAGACCTGGATCTTTAAATGAAGATGTGCTTAAACATCAAGAGGATGACAGTATCATAGGCTGGTTTCATTTGTATGAAAAGTTAAAATCAGTAGAACAATACAGCATTCCAGAGCTAATAACCAGTATTAATAACAATAGTACATATATTTATTTGCAAGTTACTGTTTCGGAACAGCAAAATGTGAACACGATAAAATCAAACCTTGCTTTTTTCCCCTATAATATAAATTGTTTACATCCAGCTGAAGAAAAATGTATACCAGTGGAGAAAAATCCTTTCTATTGCAGAAAACAAGTTAAGAGAAACTCACACATAAATCATAGTTTGAAAGGAAAGACAGAGTCTCAGCAAAAATACGTAACTTATCCAGGTATGTGTAAAGAAATTATAAATCCTAAATTAGTAAAACATGCTGGTTTTCAATTACATCATAAATATCAGAAAATTCAGTATTCTAGCACTGTAGCTGAACACAAGGAAGCTTCTTTTCTACACAAAAGAGCACTGTTTCATAACCAACAAAGAGTGTCACCTGAAGGGAGATGTGCCAAACAATACTGCCTCTTATCCAGAGGTAGTACAGGAATGCATAGTATCATTTCAATGTTTGACAGTGAAGAAAAAGATAGTAAAAGTCAACTTTTAGTTGCTAATGGACTGCTTTTACCAAGGGACAATTTTGATAGTTCTTTCTTATGGAAGATAAATTGGTGCAGTACCAAAATAATATTGACAGAAACAAACCTTGGACTTCTGAATTATTTGCTTTCAATTTCAAAAATGAAGGTTGAAAAGTTAAATAAATGTTCAAATCTGCAAATGCTGGTAGCTACAATAAAGCATAAgaagaagaaacaaagaaaaatacataatatTGCTTTTCGTAAAGAAAAGTTTAAAAGTTTGCATTCTGTTTTAagtgaaaataaaaaacacagaAGCAGGAGAATCACAAATAGTATGAACTTTGCACATGAAGCCACAAATCTTATTCCAAAATATCAGAGAACCGCTAACAAAGAAAACTCTGACAAAAAAGGGTATGCCAATTGTGGAGAATTGCAAAAAAATTGCTGTAGCAGTCTTCCAAAAATACcctatttttctatttttgaaaCATACGAAAAAATTCCTCTCAGTACTGATTCTGAGGAAATGGAACAGATTCCACTTGTAAGGCAAATTAATCATAATAATGAAAAATACATTGAAGAAAGCACAATTGCTGGTATAAAAAGTGTTCACAATGTCCCTGCTATATCAGATGTTTGTATTCTACCTGAATTGTCAACAATAGTAAACTGTAACTCTAAGTTCCTGCCAGACAGTAGAAATAGTCAACAtttagaaaatgaaagaaaatatgtACACTTTCTAAATACTGGTTTCAATTATGGAAACATATTTCACTGTTTCTTAGACAATGGCCAGTGTTCCACTTCACCATTCTATTGTGGCCCTTTTACAGATAAAGCTGTATCATTAAAAACTGAAGAGGGACATTGCAGGAGTTTCTTGAGTGATGACACAGAAAAACTGTGTGACGAAATGAACAGCATTTTACAATACCAAATTGTGAGAAGTTCTGAAGTATCAAATAATAATATGTATTTTAAGGTTCAGAGAGAAGAAACAATGACTTTTTCTCTAGATGAAGACATTCAGAAAGATAGAAATTTTTGCACGCTCAATTCAAAACCAATGACTATTAAACAAAATCTTGAAGATTTACAAGAAGTGGGAGAAATAAGTTCTGGGAAAAATTATATAACTAACAAAAATCAGCTTCAGACTATACTGCATGGAAGTAGATCAACTAATTTAATTTTGTCATGTTCAGAAGATGAATCTGCAATATGTGTTGCTTCAGGAGACAAATTAATACCACATTTATCCATAATGGACAATGGATGTTTTGAAGATATGACAGATCAGCATTTACCGTCAGAAAGTAAAAACATATCTGAATTTGAAATGAAGAGCAAATTTGATTTAGTGTTGGAAGAGCTTTGTATGTTTCATGAAATTAGTAAGGAACATGAAAATAAGCTATCCAAAGTAGAAACAAACACTATACAAGAAAATCCTCAAGAATTGAATAATTCAGAAGGGATAGATGAAAATGTAAAAAGTGTTTCTCAAACAAAAGTATGCATTTCCTTTCCAATCTGTGGTACTACAGCAGGGCAAAATATAACTAAGAATAACCAAAGTTCATTTGAAGGAAAAATATTAAGCAGAAATGTAAAGCAAAAAGTACCTTATGAATTCTGTTCTTCATGTATGTCAGATGAAGAATTGCTCTATGCGCATTCTGAAGAAG ACTATGTTGATTCAGGCTGTAAAAATCGATTCCCATGGGACCCTGTTTTTTTGTCTCACACATTTATGAAGGAAAGACGTGACAGTTTACAGAAAGAAAGAG aaAACTATTTGTCACATGAAATTGTAAGAGTGCAGCCTCTTAAAACATGCAGTGGTCCTATCAGGATTGGGCTGTCAAGAAAAGCTAAACTCAAAAAGCTTCACCCGTATCTGAAATAA